A part of Tessaracoccus timonensis genomic DNA contains:
- the xylA gene encoding xylose isomerase: protein MADFKFSFGLWTVGWLGTDPFGTDSRDAFEPWEYADKLAELGAWGITFHDNDVYPFDADEATAKQCVAKLKDAADKAGLTIEMVTTNTFTHPMFKDGGLTSNDRSVRRFGLKKILHAVDIAAEVGASTFVMWGGREGAEYDSSKDFHAAHARYAEGLDTVAGYIKEQGYDLRIGLEPKPNEPRGDILLPTIGHALGLIATLEHGDIVGLNPEVGHEQMANLNYTQGLALALYADKLFHIDLNGQRGLKYDQDLVFGHGDLMNAFFTVNLLVNGFPATPNGPRYEGPIHFDYKPSRTEGVQGVWDSAKANMETFTMLAERAQAFRADAAVQQLMTEASIFELAEPTLAPGETVADLRAAEMPDPEEKRHREYRFVELQQAALRHLLGG from the coding sequence ATGGCAGATTTCAAGTTCTCGTTCGGTTTGTGGACTGTTGGTTGGCTGGGTACTGATCCGTTTGGCACGGATAGTCGTGATGCTTTTGAGCCGTGGGAGTATGCGGACAAACTGGCGGAGTTGGGTGCGTGGGGGATTACGTTCCACGACAACGATGTGTATCCGTTCGATGCTGATGAGGCGACTGCGAAGCAGTGTGTTGCCAAGTTGAAGGATGCAGCGGATAAGGCTGGGTTGACTATTGAGATGGTGACCACCAACACCTTTACGCATCCGATGTTTAAAGATGGTGGCCTGACGTCGAATGATCGTTCTGTGCGGCGTTTTGGGTTGAAGAAGATCTTGCACGCGGTGGATATCGCGGCCGAGGTTGGTGCCAGCACGTTTGTGATGTGGGGCGGCCGCGAGGGCGCCGAGTATGACAGCTCGAAGGATTTCCACGCGGCACATGCAAGGTATGCGGAAGGGCTGGATACTGTTGCTGGCTATATCAAGGAGCAGGGTTACGATCTGCGCATTGGGCTTGAGCCGAAGCCGAATGAGCCTCGCGGCGATATCCTTCTTCCGACGATTGGTCACGCGCTTGGTCTTATTGCCACGCTGGAGCACGGGGATATCGTCGGTTTGAACCCTGAGGTTGGGCATGAGCAGATGGCGAATCTGAACTACACGCAGGGTCTTGCGCTTGCGTTGTATGCAGACAAGCTGTTCCATATCGACCTTAACGGCCAGCGCGGTTTGAAGTATGACCAGGATCTCGTGTTCGGGCACGGTGACTTGATGAACGCGTTCTTTACTGTCAATCTGCTGGTGAACGGGTTCCCCGCCACGCCAAATGGTCCGCGTTATGAGGGCCCTATTCATTTTGATTACAAGCCGAGCCGTACTGAGGGTGTGCAGGGCGTTTGGGATTCTGCGAAGGCGAATATGGAGACCTTTACGATGCTGGCGGAGCGCGCCCAGGCGTTCCGTGCTGATGCTGCCGTGCAGCAGTTGATGACCGAAGCATCCATATTCGAGTTGGCTGAGCCCACGCTGGCGCCGGGGGAGACCGTCGCTGATTTGCGTGCGGCAGAGATGCCGGACCCTGAGGAAAAGCGCCACCGCGAGTACCGCTTCGTCGAGCTTCAGCAGGCTGCTCTGCGGCACCTGCTGGGTGGCTGA
- a CDS encoding xylulokinase: protein MALVAGVDSSTQSCKVLIVDADSGDIVRQGSAPHVSGTEVHPDVWWSAFQQASAEAGGIDDVDAISVGGQQHGMVVLDAEGEVIRPALLWNDTRSAGAAADLRAEFDCWAEVTGSLPLASFTNSKLRWLADHEPEHAQRVAAVALPHDWLSWKIRGTGALADLFTDRSDASGTGYYDSYLNEYRRDLLELALRRSTDDVVLPRVLAATESVEGPGFLIGPGAGDNAGAALGLGLHPGETSISLGTSGVVAAVADTPIVDETGDVNVFADATGRWLPLTATLNAARVLDAACKMLDVSHDVLSRLALGSEPGTAGLVLIPWFEGERTPNLPDAKASLLGATLSNFTRANLARAAVEGMLCLMGTGLAGIERLGVDITRVKLIGGAARSEAVRQIAPAVFGVPVDVPSSGEYVALGAARQAASCLTGELVEWEPRGMETLESEPQPWILERYRELSQQIANGMSWN, encoded by the coding sequence ATGGCACTGGTTGCGGGTGTCGATAGCTCGACGCAGTCTTGCAAGGTGCTGATCGTGGACGCGGACTCCGGCGATATCGTTCGCCAGGGGTCCGCACCCCACGTTTCGGGCACTGAAGTGCATCCCGATGTGTGGTGGTCTGCGTTTCAGCAGGCTTCCGCTGAGGCTGGAGGTATCGACGACGTCGACGCCATCAGCGTGGGCGGTCAGCAGCACGGCATGGTCGTGCTCGATGCGGAAGGTGAAGTCATTCGTCCGGCACTGCTGTGGAATGACACCCGCTCGGCCGGCGCGGCGGCAGACCTGCGTGCCGAGTTTGACTGCTGGGCGGAAGTGACGGGCAGCCTCCCGTTGGCGTCGTTTACGAACTCCAAGCTGCGTTGGCTGGCAGACCATGAGCCCGAGCATGCCCAACGCGTTGCCGCGGTGGCACTGCCGCATGACTGGCTTTCTTGGAAGATTCGTGGCACTGGGGCGCTTGCCGATTTGTTCACGGATCGTTCAGATGCGTCGGGAACGGGGTATTACGATTCGTACCTCAACGAATACCGCCGTGACTTGCTCGAGTTGGCACTGCGACGCTCCACCGACGACGTGGTCCTGCCGCGTGTGCTGGCTGCGACGGAGTCTGTTGAAGGGCCGGGGTTTCTGATAGGGCCTGGTGCTGGTGATAACGCGGGTGCTGCACTCGGGCTGGGACTGCATCCGGGGGAGACGAGCATCTCGCTGGGTACCTCTGGTGTTGTTGCGGCCGTCGCTGACACTCCCATCGTCGACGAAACCGGCGATGTGAATGTATTCGCTGACGCCACAGGACGGTGGCTTCCGCTCACAGCGACGTTGAACGCAGCGCGTGTGCTGGATGCAGCATGCAAGATGCTGGATGTGTCGCACGATGTGCTGTCACGCCTGGCGTTGGGCAGTGAGCCGGGGACTGCGGGGTTGGTGCTGATCCCTTGGTTTGAAGGGGAACGTACACCGAACCTTCCCGACGCGAAAGCTTCGCTGCTCGGTGCGACGCTGTCGAACTTTACTCGAGCAAACCTCGCCCGAGCAGCGGTAGAAGGCATGTTGTGCCTCATGGGCACAGGGCTCGCAGGAATCGAGCGGCTCGGTGTGGATATCACTCGCGTGAAACTTATCGGTGGCGCAGCCAGATCCGAAGCCGTCCGACAGATAGCTCCTGCCGTATTCGGGGTTCCAGTCGACGTCCCCTCATCGGGCGAATACGTTGCGCTCGGGGCTGCTCGACAGGCTGCTTCGTGCCTCACGGGCGAGCTCGTGGAGTGGGAGCCCCGGGGGATGGAGACCTTGGAGTCCGAACCTCAGCCATGGATCCTCGAGCGCTACCGCGAGCTTAGCCAACAGATAGCCAACGGGATGAGCTGGAACTGA